Proteins encoded by one window of Amaranthus tricolor cultivar Red isolate AtriRed21 chromosome 4, ASM2621246v1, whole genome shotgun sequence:
- the LOC130811227 gene encoding cryptochrome-1-like isoform X2 — translation MEGGSCSIVWFRRDLRVEDNPALTAGVRAGAVFCVFIWAPEEEGHYYPGRVSRWWLKHSLAQLDSSLRSLGTCLITKRSTDSVSTLLDVVKSTGASQLFFNHLYDPLSLVRDHRAKEVLTAHGILVRSFNADLLYEPWEVVDERGQPFTTFTSFWNRCLSMPFDPEAPLLPPKRIISGDVSKCPSDTLVFEDDTEKGSNALLARAWSPGWSSADKALTTFINGALIEYSKNRRKADSATTSFLSPHLHFGEVSVRKVFHLVRIKQVSWANEGNTAGDEGCNLFLKSIGLREYSRYMSFNHPYSHEKPLLGHLKFFPWVVDESYFKAWRQGRTGYPLVDAGMRELWATGWLHDRIRVVVSSFFVKVLQLPWRWGMKYFWDTLLDADLESDALGWQYISGTLPDSREFDRIDNPQFEGYKFDPNGEYVRRWLPELARLPTEWIHHPWKAPESVLHAAGIELGSNYPLPIVEIDAAKVRLQEALASMWEQEAAYRAAIENGTEEGLGDSAEEPIEFPQDLRMDIDREPVRNSNNQNDVNRRHLDQMVPSITSTLFRVEDYETSSEVQQYSVEDGRAEVPRNFNADQERGTRNEGVMPTRSPRRYNTIPPQQVNLNVEESTAESSSTTGGSRSSGVVPVWSPSSSTFADQYVNDEAVGPNSSFVQRNPQSHELVNWRRLSQTG, via the exons atggaagggGGAAGTTGTAGTATAGTATGGTTTAGAAGAGATTTAAGGGTAGAAGATAATCCTGCACTTACAGCAGGAGTAAGAGCAGGGGCTGTTTTTTGTGTTTTCATATGGGCACCTGAAGAAGAAGGTCATTATTACCCTGGAAGAGTTTCAAGATGGTGGCTTAAACATAGTTTAGCTCAGCTTGATTCTTCTTTAAGAAGTCTTGGTACTTGTCTTATTACTAAGAGATCTACTGATAGTGTTTCCACTCTACTTGATGTTGTTAAATCTACTGGTGCTTCCCAGCTCTTCTTCAATCATTTATATg ATCCTTTGTCGTTGGTTAGAGATCATCGTGCAAAGGAAGTCTTAACTGCACATGGTATATTAGTTCGCTCTTTCAATGCGGATTTGTTGTATGAACCTTGGGAAGTTGTTGATGAGAGAGGCCAGCCATTTACTACCTTTACATCTTTCTGGAATAGATGCCTTAGCATGCCTTTTGATCCCGAGGCTCCACTCCTTCCACCTAAAAGAATAATTTCCG GAGATGTGTCGAAGTGCCCATCAGACACATTAGTCTTTGAAGATGATACAGAAAAGGGCAGCAATGCATTACTTGCTCGAGCCTGGTCGCCTGGCTGGAGCAGTGCTGATAAGGCTCTTACAACTTTCATCAACGGAGCATTAATTGAATACTCGAAGAATCGGAGAAAGGCTGATAGTGCAACAACCTCCTTCCTTTCGCCTCACTTGCATTTCGGAGAGGTCAGTGTTCGAAAAGTCTTCCATTTGGTTCGTATCAAGCAGGTCTCGTGGGCAAATGAAGGGAACACTGCTGGTGATGAAGGTTGCAATTTATTCCTCAAATCTATTGGTCTGAGAGAATATTCAAGGTATATGAGCTTCAACCATCCATACAGCCACGAGAAACCTTTACTCGGGCACCTAAAATTTTTCCCTTGGGTGGTGGACGAAAGCTATTTTAAGGCTTGGAGACAAGGAAGAACAGGTTATCCTTTGGTTGATGCTGGCATGAGAGAGTTATGGGCTACTGGTTGGCTACATGATAGGATACGGGTTGTTGTCTCGAGCTTCTTTGTGAAGGTTCTTCAACTTCCGTGGAGGTGGGGCATGAAATACTTTTGGGATACCCTTTTGGATGCAGATCTTGAAAGCGACGCCCTTGGCTGGCAATATATTTCGGGTACCCTACCTGATAGCCGTGAGTTTGACAGAATTGATAATCCTCAG TTTGAAGGCTACAAGTTTGATCCTAACGGAGAATATGTAAGGCGATGGCTTCCTGAACTTGCAAGGCTACCAACCGAATGGATCCATCACCCTTGGAAAGCCCCAGAATCTGTATTACACGCTGCAGGGATAGAGTTAGGATCAAATTACCCTCTTCCCATCGTAGAAATTGATGCTGCAAAAGTAAGACTCCAAGAAGCACTTGCTAGCATGTGGGAGCAGGAAGCAGCGTACAGAGCTGCAATCGAAAATGGGACAGAGGAAGGGCTTGGTGATTCAGCCGAAGAACCCATCGAATTTCCTCAAGATTTACGGATGGATATTGATCGTGAACCTGTGAGGAATAGTAATAACCAAAATGATGTGAACCGGCGTCATCTAGACCAAATGGTGCCTAGCATCACCTCGACCTTGTTTAGGGTTGAAGATTACGAAACTTCTTCAGAAGTTCAGCAGTATTCGGTGGAAGATGGGAGAGCAGAAGTCCCTAGAAATTTTAACGCGGATCAGGAAAGAGGGACACGAAACGAAGGAGTTATGCCTACTCGTAGTCCTAGAAGATATAACACGATTCCACCACAGCAGGTAAACCTGAATGTAGAGGAGTCTACAGCCGAATCATCAAGTACAACTGGTGGTAGCCGAAGTAGTGGGGTTGTTCCTGTTTGGTCCCCCTCGAGTTCTACCTTTGCGGATCAGTATGTAAATGATGAAGCAGTGGGACCCAATTCCTCGTTCGTGCAGAGGAATCCACAGTCTCATGAGCTCGTGAACTGGAGACGACTTTCTCAAACTGG TTAA
- the LOC130811227 gene encoding cryptochrome-1-like isoform X1, with translation MEGGSCSIVWFRRDLRVEDNPALTAGVRAGAVFCVFIWAPEEEGHYYPGRVSRWWLKHSLAQLDSSLRSLGTCLITKRSTDSVSTLLDVVKSTGASQLFFNHLYDPLSLVRDHRAKEVLTAHGILVRSFNADLLYEPWEVVDERGQPFTTFTSFWNRCLSMPFDPEAPLLPPKRIISGDVSKCPSDTLVFEDDTEKGSNALLARAWSPGWSSADKALTTFINGALIEYSKNRRKADSATTSFLSPHLHFGEVSVRKVFHLVRIKQVSWANEGNTAGDEGCNLFLKSIGLREYSRYMSFNHPYSHEKPLLGHLKFFPWVVDESYFKAWRQGRTGYPLVDAGMRELWATGWLHDRIRVVVSSFFVKVLQLPWRWGMKYFWDTLLDADLESDALGWQYISGTLPDSREFDRIDNPQFEGYKFDPNGEYVRRWLPELARLPTEWIHHPWKAPESVLHAAGIELGSNYPLPIVEIDAAKVRLQEALASMWEQEAAYRAAIENGTEEGLGDSAEEPIEFPQDLRMDIDREPVRNSNNQNDVNRRHLDQMVPSITSTLFRVEDYETSSEVQQYSVEDGRAEVPRNFNADQERGTRNEGVMPTRSPRRYNTIPPQQVNLNVEESTAESSSTTGGSRSSGVVPVWSPSSSTFADQYVNDEAVGPNSSFVQRNPQSHELVNWRRLSQTGTLPENKHGKQ, from the exons atggaagggGGAAGTTGTAGTATAGTATGGTTTAGAAGAGATTTAAGGGTAGAAGATAATCCTGCACTTACAGCAGGAGTAAGAGCAGGGGCTGTTTTTTGTGTTTTCATATGGGCACCTGAAGAAGAAGGTCATTATTACCCTGGAAGAGTTTCAAGATGGTGGCTTAAACATAGTTTAGCTCAGCTTGATTCTTCTTTAAGAAGTCTTGGTACTTGTCTTATTACTAAGAGATCTACTGATAGTGTTTCCACTCTACTTGATGTTGTTAAATCTACTGGTGCTTCCCAGCTCTTCTTCAATCATTTATATg ATCCTTTGTCGTTGGTTAGAGATCATCGTGCAAAGGAAGTCTTAACTGCACATGGTATATTAGTTCGCTCTTTCAATGCGGATTTGTTGTATGAACCTTGGGAAGTTGTTGATGAGAGAGGCCAGCCATTTACTACCTTTACATCTTTCTGGAATAGATGCCTTAGCATGCCTTTTGATCCCGAGGCTCCACTCCTTCCACCTAAAAGAATAATTTCCG GAGATGTGTCGAAGTGCCCATCAGACACATTAGTCTTTGAAGATGATACAGAAAAGGGCAGCAATGCATTACTTGCTCGAGCCTGGTCGCCTGGCTGGAGCAGTGCTGATAAGGCTCTTACAACTTTCATCAACGGAGCATTAATTGAATACTCGAAGAATCGGAGAAAGGCTGATAGTGCAACAACCTCCTTCCTTTCGCCTCACTTGCATTTCGGAGAGGTCAGTGTTCGAAAAGTCTTCCATTTGGTTCGTATCAAGCAGGTCTCGTGGGCAAATGAAGGGAACACTGCTGGTGATGAAGGTTGCAATTTATTCCTCAAATCTATTGGTCTGAGAGAATATTCAAGGTATATGAGCTTCAACCATCCATACAGCCACGAGAAACCTTTACTCGGGCACCTAAAATTTTTCCCTTGGGTGGTGGACGAAAGCTATTTTAAGGCTTGGAGACAAGGAAGAACAGGTTATCCTTTGGTTGATGCTGGCATGAGAGAGTTATGGGCTACTGGTTGGCTACATGATAGGATACGGGTTGTTGTCTCGAGCTTCTTTGTGAAGGTTCTTCAACTTCCGTGGAGGTGGGGCATGAAATACTTTTGGGATACCCTTTTGGATGCAGATCTTGAAAGCGACGCCCTTGGCTGGCAATATATTTCGGGTACCCTACCTGATAGCCGTGAGTTTGACAGAATTGATAATCCTCAG TTTGAAGGCTACAAGTTTGATCCTAACGGAGAATATGTAAGGCGATGGCTTCCTGAACTTGCAAGGCTACCAACCGAATGGATCCATCACCCTTGGAAAGCCCCAGAATCTGTATTACACGCTGCAGGGATAGAGTTAGGATCAAATTACCCTCTTCCCATCGTAGAAATTGATGCTGCAAAAGTAAGACTCCAAGAAGCACTTGCTAGCATGTGGGAGCAGGAAGCAGCGTACAGAGCTGCAATCGAAAATGGGACAGAGGAAGGGCTTGGTGATTCAGCCGAAGAACCCATCGAATTTCCTCAAGATTTACGGATGGATATTGATCGTGAACCTGTGAGGAATAGTAATAACCAAAATGATGTGAACCGGCGTCATCTAGACCAAATGGTGCCTAGCATCACCTCGACCTTGTTTAGGGTTGAAGATTACGAAACTTCTTCAGAAGTTCAGCAGTATTCGGTGGAAGATGGGAGAGCAGAAGTCCCTAGAAATTTTAACGCGGATCAGGAAAGAGGGACACGAAACGAAGGAGTTATGCCTACTCGTAGTCCTAGAAGATATAACACGATTCCACCACAGCAGGTAAACCTGAATGTAGAGGAGTCTACAGCCGAATCATCAAGTACAACTGGTGGTAGCCGAAGTAGTGGGGTTGTTCCTGTTTGGTCCCCCTCGAGTTCTACCTTTGCGGATCAGTATGTAAATGATGAAGCAGTGGGACCCAATTCCTCGTTCGTGCAGAGGAATCCACAGTCTCATGAGCTCGTGAACTGGAGACGACTTTCTCAAACTGG GACATTGCCGGAAAACAAACATGGAAAACAGTAA
- the LOC130811228 gene encoding probable protein phosphatase 2C 9, with the protein MDRLCCFNGSEIGGHQSSCTSGKGRSNQGQITFGYSLVKGKADHPMEDYHVAKFVNMEEHELGLFAIFDGHLGDAVPAYLQKNLFHNILNEEEFWVDPGRSIPKAYEKTDKEILSQKSDIARGGSTAVTAILINGRRLWIANLGDSRAVLSNGGQALQMTVDHEPNTDRETIEGKGGFVSKMPGDVPRVNGQLAVSRAFGDKSLKSHLRSDPYVQDKTIDLSTDLLILASDGLWKVLSNEEAVNIARKIKDPQKAAKQLATEALKRDSKDDISCIVVRFR; encoded by the exons ATGGACCGTTTGTGTTGCTTTAATGGGTCTGAG ATTGGTGGACACCAGAGTTCATGTACTTCAGGAAAAGGAAGAAGTAATCAAGGTCAAATTACTTTCGGGTATAGTCTCGTTAAGGGAAAAGCTGACCATCCGATGGAGGATTATCATGTAGCTAAGTTTGTAAATATGGAAGAACATGAGCTTGGTCTGTTTGCCATATTTGATGGTCATTTAGGAGATGCTGTACCTGCCTACCTTCAGAAAAATCTGTTTCACAATATTCTTAACGAG GAAGAGTTTTGGGTTGACCCTGGAAGATCAATCCCAAAGGCCTATGAGAAAACTGACAAAGAAATTCTGTCACAAAAATCCGACATTGCCAGAGGTGGATCGACTGCTGTTACTGCAATACTGATTAATGGTCGAAGGTTATGGATCGCTAATCTTGGAGATTCCCGAGCAGTTCTCTCAAATGGAGGCCAGGCTTTGCAGATGACTGTTGATCATGAACCTAATACTGATAGAGAAACTATTGAGGGTAAAGGAGGATTTGTCTCTAAAATGCCAG GTGACGTTCCAAGAGTAAATGGTCAGTTAGCAGTTTCTCGTGCTTTTGGGGACAAGAGCCTCAAGTCGCATCTTCGATCAGACCCTTATGTGCAAGATAAGACTATTGATTTGAGCACCGATCTTCTCATTCTGGCCAGTGATGGTCTGTGGAAG GTACTATCTAACGAAGAGGCTGTAAACATAGCGAGAAAGATTAAAGATCCGCAGAAGGCAGCAAAACAATTAGCAACCGAAGCATTGAAGAGAGATAGCAAAGATGACATATCGTGTATTGTTGTAAGATTCCGGTGA